From Scatophagus argus isolate fScaArg1 chromosome 10, fScaArg1.pri, whole genome shotgun sequence, a single genomic window includes:
- the ikzf5 gene encoding zinc finger protein Pegasus isoform X3, which yields MGEEKPDTLDFVKDFQEYLSQQTQHVNMISGSVSGVKEADELPPDCSQNGLDHPSVDMSLEDSSGILVDGFERTYDGKLKCRYCNYATRGTARLIEHIRIHTGEKPHRCHLCPFASAYERHLEAHMRSHTGEKPYKCELCSFRCSDRSNLSHHRRRRHKLLPMKGARSLSHKKMLSVLQKKASSLGYGRRLLINFSPPSMVVHKADNVNDFSHELPHLRQETYDNQSRAVEDGHSTNQNHHDMVMDNPLNQLSTLAGQLASLPSESQPQTQPPMSPGAESIVDEKPFLIQQPHPATAPVAVTASMANASSSSPITPEPRAPPHSNCSPGGEPCSEHSGRISTPSISNSQPSTPAPGPSAPLQDPHMLHHCQHCDIYFPDNILYTIHMGCHGYENPFQCNICGHKCKSKYDFACHFARGQHK from the exons ATGGGTGAGGAAAAGCCGGACACGCTTGACTTTGTGAAGGATTTCCAGGAGTATCTGAGCCAGCAGACTCAGCATGTCAACATGATATCAGGTTCTGTCAGCGGCGTCAAGGAGGCAGACGAGCTGCCACCAG ACTGCAGTCAGAATGGATTGGACCATCCTTCAGTGGACATGTCCCTGGAGGACAGCTCAGGGATACTGGTGGACGGTTTTGAGAGGACCTATGATGGGAAACTGAAGTGCCGCTACTGCAACTATGCCACGAGAGGCACAGCAAGACTCATTGAGCACATCCGAATTCACACAG GAGAGAAACCTCATCGCTGCCACCTGTGCCCGTTTGCATCGGCCTACGAGCGCCACCTGGAGGCTCACATGCGATCACATACAGGCGAGAAGCCTTATAAGTGTGAGCTGTGCTCCTTCCGTTGCAGTGATCGTAGCAACTTGTCACATCATCGCCGTCGGCGTCACAAGCTCCTGCCAATGAAGGGTGCTCGCTCACTTTCCCATAAGAAGATGCTGAGTGTTTTACAGAAGAAGGCCAGCTCATTGGGCTATGGTCGCCGGCTTCTCATCAACTTCAGCCCCCCTTCTATGGTGGTGCATAAGGCTGATAATGTGAATGACTTTTCCCATGAACTGCCCCATTTACGTCAGGAGACCTATGATAATCAGAGTAGAGCAGTTGAGGACGGGCACTCCACAAATCAAAATCACCATGACATGGTTATGGACAACCCCCTGAACCAGCTGTCCACCCTGGCAGGTCAGTTGGCTAGCCTCCCTTCAGAGTCTCAGCCCCAGACTCAACCTCCCATGTCTCCAGGAGCAGAGTCTATTGTTGATGAGAAGCCCTTCCTCATACAGCAGCCCCACCCTGCCACAGCTCCTGTGGCTGTCACAGCCAGCATGGCCaatgcctcctcctcttctccaatCACCCCAGAGCCCCGGGCCCCTCCCCACAGCAATTGCAGCCCTGGAGGGGAGCCCTGCAGTGAGCACAGCGGGCGTATCAGCACCCCAAGTATCTCTAACAGCCAACCCAGCACGCCGGCCCCAGGCCCGTCCGCTCCACTCCAGGACCCCCACATGCTGCATCACTGCCAGCACTGTGACATCTACTTCCCTGACAACATCCTTTACACCATCCACATGGGCTGCCATGGCTATGAGAATCCATTCCAGTGCAACATCTGTGGCCACAAGTGCAAGAGCAAGTATGACTTTGCCTGCCACTTTGCCCGCGGACAGCACAAGTAA
- the ikzf5 gene encoding zinc finger protein Pegasus isoform X2 produces MQSAIGKLRRGELGRGRNRAPNYKVGHLHHFLSMGEEKPDTLDFVKDFQEYLSQQTQHVNMISGSVSGVKEADELPPDCSQNGLDHPSVDMSLEDSSGILVDGFERTYDGKLKCRYCNYATRGTARLIEHIRIHTGEKPHRCHLCPFASAYERHLEAHMRSHTGEKPYKCELCSFRCSDRSNLSHHRRRRHKLLPMKGARSLSHKKMLSVLQKKASSLGYGRRLLINFSPPSMVVHKADNVNDFSHELPHLRQETYDNQSRAVEDGHSTNQNHHDMVMDNPLNQLSTLAGQLASLPSESQPQTQPPMSPGAESIVDEKPFLIQQPHPATAPVAVTASMANASSSSPITPEPRAPPHSNCSPGGEPCSEHSGRISTPSISNSQPSTPAPGPSAPLQDPHMLHHCQHCDIYFPDNILYTIHMGCHGYENPFQCNICGHKCKSKYDFACHFARGQHK; encoded by the exons GTTGGACATTTGCATCACTTTCTTTCAATGGGTGAGGAAAAGCCGGACACGCTTGACTTTGTGAAGGATTTCCAGGAGTATCTGAGCCAGCAGACTCAGCATGTCAACATGATATCAGGTTCTGTCAGCGGCGTCAAGGAGGCAGACGAGCTGCCACCAG ACTGCAGTCAGAATGGATTGGACCATCCTTCAGTGGACATGTCCCTGGAGGACAGCTCAGGGATACTGGTGGACGGTTTTGAGAGGACCTATGATGGGAAACTGAAGTGCCGCTACTGCAACTATGCCACGAGAGGCACAGCAAGACTCATTGAGCACATCCGAATTCACACAG GAGAGAAACCTCATCGCTGCCACCTGTGCCCGTTTGCATCGGCCTACGAGCGCCACCTGGAGGCTCACATGCGATCACATACAGGCGAGAAGCCTTATAAGTGTGAGCTGTGCTCCTTCCGTTGCAGTGATCGTAGCAACTTGTCACATCATCGCCGTCGGCGTCACAAGCTCCTGCCAATGAAGGGTGCTCGCTCACTTTCCCATAAGAAGATGCTGAGTGTTTTACAGAAGAAGGCCAGCTCATTGGGCTATGGTCGCCGGCTTCTCATCAACTTCAGCCCCCCTTCTATGGTGGTGCATAAGGCTGATAATGTGAATGACTTTTCCCATGAACTGCCCCATTTACGTCAGGAGACCTATGATAATCAGAGTAGAGCAGTTGAGGACGGGCACTCCACAAATCAAAATCACCATGACATGGTTATGGACAACCCCCTGAACCAGCTGTCCACCCTGGCAGGTCAGTTGGCTAGCCTCCCTTCAGAGTCTCAGCCCCAGACTCAACCTCCCATGTCTCCAGGAGCAGAGTCTATTGTTGATGAGAAGCCCTTCCTCATACAGCAGCCCCACCCTGCCACAGCTCCTGTGGCTGTCACAGCCAGCATGGCCaatgcctcctcctcttctccaatCACCCCAGAGCCCCGGGCCCCTCCCCACAGCAATTGCAGCCCTGGAGGGGAGCCCTGCAGTGAGCACAGCGGGCGTATCAGCACCCCAAGTATCTCTAACAGCCAACCCAGCACGCCGGCCCCAGGCCCGTCCGCTCCACTCCAGGACCCCCACATGCTGCATCACTGCCAGCACTGTGACATCTACTTCCCTGACAACATCCTTTACACCATCCACATGGGCTGCCATGGCTATGAGAATCCATTCCAGTGCAACATCTGTGGCCACAAGTGCAAGAGCAAGTATGACTTTGCCTGCCACTTTGCCCGCGGACAGCACAAGTAA